From the Prunus dulcis chromosome 4, ALMONDv2, whole genome shotgun sequence genome, one window contains:
- the LOC117625396 gene encoding putative anthocyanidin reductase, with protein MEGLEGKRKGAMATYCVTGATGFIGSWLVNTLLERGHMVHATVRDPAKCLHLLSLWTNTDRLRLFQTDLGEEGSFDEAVKSCDGVFHVAASMEFSVTVEENIESYVQSNIIEPAIKGTLDLLKSCLNSGTVKRVVLTSSISTLTAKDSKGNARAVVDESCQTPVDQVLSEKANGWVYVLSKILTEEAAFRFANENDINLVSVITSTVGGPFLTSKVPSSIQVLNLKFSL; from the exons ATGGAGGGTTTGGAGGGCAAGAGAAAGGGAGCTATGGCAACTTACTGTGTGACAGGAGCCACTGGTTTTATAGGGTCTTGGCTGGTGAACACCCTCTTGGAAAGAGGCCACATGGTTCATGCCACAGTTCGTGATCCTG CCAAGTGTTTGCACCTATTATCATTGTGGACGAACACTGACCGGTTGAGATTGTTCCAAACTGATTTGGGAGAGGAAGGAAGCTTCGACGAGGCTGTGAAGAGCTGTGATGGTGTATTTCATGTTGCAGCATCAATGGAATTCAGTGTTACTGTAGAAGAAAACATTG AGAGTTATGTGCAATCAAATATCATTGAACCTGCAATCAAAGGAACCTTGGATCTCCTCAAATCCTGTCTGAATTCTGGAACTGTGAAAAGGGTTGTGCTCACCTCTTCCATCAGCACTCTCACTGCTAAAGACAGCAAGGGAAATGCAAGAGCTGTTGTTGATGAATCTTGTCAAACACCAGTTGATCAAGTCTTGAGTGAAAAAGCAAATGGATGG GTTTATGTACTTTCAAAGATTCTCACAGAGGAAGCAGCATTTAGATTTGCAAATGAGAATGACATTAATCTGGTATCAGTGATAACAAGTACTGTTGGAGGTCCATTTCTCACTTCCAAGGTTCCATCAAGCATtcaa
- the LOC117626797 gene encoding 50S ribosomal protein L24, chloroplastic, whose amino-acid sequence MAAMAALQSSMTSLSLSSNSFLGQRLLPPTLYPVPANLTAKPCLIVVKLKRWERKECKPNSLPVLHKMHVKVGDTVKVISGHEKGKTGEITKIYKHNSTVIVKDINLKTKHMKSREEGEPGQIIKVEGAIHSSNVMLYSKEKDVASRVGHKILENGQRVRYLIKTGEIVDNVENWKKLKEEKRKTEVAATSA is encoded by the exons ATGGCAGCCATGGCTGCACTTCAGAGCTCCATgacctctctttctctctcctctaacTCCTTCCTGGGCCAACGACTCTTACCCCCTACTCTTTACCCAGTCCCG GCTAATTTAACAGCGAAGCCTTGCCTCATTGTAGTGAAG CTCAAGCGATGGGAGCGGAAGGAATGCAAGCCAAACAGCCTTCCTGTTTTACACAAAATGCATGTTAAGGTTGGAGATACGGTGAAAGTTATATCTGGGCATGAAAAGGGTAAAACTGGAGAGATAACAAAGATCTATAAGCACAATAGTACTGTGATAGTTAAAGACATAAACTTAAAGACGAAGCATATGAAGAGCAGGGAAGAGGGTGAACCAGGACAGATTATTaag GTAGAAGGAGCTATCCACAGCTCGAATGTGATGCTTtactcaaaagaaaaggatgtAGCAAGTCGAGTGGGTCATAAGATTCTGGAAAATGGACAACGAGTTCGCTACCTCATCAAAACTGGTGAAATAGTAGATAATGTAGAGAACTGGAAGAAActgaaggaagaaaaaaggaaaactgaAGTAGCTGCCACTTCTGCATAA
- the LOC117626716 gene encoding calcium/calmodulin-regulated receptor-like kinase 1 — translation MKGEPAGLIIGVSIGVVIGVLLAISGFFCIRYHRRRLQIGNSSSRRTATIPIRANGADSCTILSDSTIGPDSPVKSGRNGSSFWLEGFKKSNVISMSGIPQYSYKDLQKATYNFTTLIGQGAFGPVYKAQMSTGETVAVKVLATDSKQGEKEFQTEVKLLGRLHHRNLVNLIGYCAEKGQHMLIYVYMSKGSLASHLYSEKHEPLSWDLRVLIALDVARGLEYLHDGAVPPVIHRDIKSSNILLDQSMRARVADFGLSREEMVDKHAANIKGTFGYLDPEYISTRNFTKKSDVYSFGVLLFELIAGRNPQQGLMEYVELAAMNTEGKVGWEEIVDSRLNGNFHMQELNEVAALAYKCVNRAPKKRPSMRDIVQVLSRMLKMRHNRKHMKSLSSVTDEVTIDVNQPETKIQMAEHRREESADSIADTYEV, via the exons ATGAAAGGCGAGCCGGCTGGGCTGATAATCGGGGTATCTATAGGAGTAGTGATTGGAGTGCTTTTGGCAATTTCTGGATTCTTCTGCATTAGGTACCATAGGAGGCGCTTGCAGATAGGGAACAGCAGTTCTCGGAGGACAGCCACTATTCCTATCCGTGCTAATGGTGCTGACTCTTGTACTATATTGTCAGACTCGACCATTGGTCCAGATTCGCCTGTAAAATCCGGACGCAATGGTTCCTCCTTCTGGCTTGAGGGATTTAAGAAGAGTAATGTGATCTCAATGTCTGGAATACCTCAGTATTCTTACAA GGATCTGCAAAAAGCAACCTATAACTTTACAACATTGATAGGACAAGGTGCGTTTGGTCCTGTGTACAAAGCTCAGATGTCAACGGGTGAGACTGTTGCAGTTAAAGTTCTTGCAACTGATTCTAAACAAGGGGAGAAAGAGTTCCAGACTGAG GTTAAGCTATTGGGAAGGTTGCATCACAGAAACCTTGTGAACTTAATTGGATATTGTGCAGAAAAAGGGCAACATATGCTTATATATGTCTACATGAGTAAAGGCAGCTTGGCCTCTCATTTATACA GTGAAAAGCATGAGCCGTTGAGCTGGGATTTGAGGGTTCTTATAGCTTTAGATGTAGCAAGAGGCTTGGAGTATCTTCATGATGGA GCTGTTCCTCCTGTAATACACCGCGATATTAAATCTTCCAATATTCTGTTGGATCAGTCCATGAGAGCCAGG GTAGCTGATTTTGGACTTTCAAGAGAAGAAATGGTGGACAAACATGCAGCTAATATTAAGGGCACGTTTGGTTATCTTGATCCTGAGTACATATCTACAAGAAATTTCACCAAGAAAAGTGACGTTTACAGCTTTGGAGTTTTGCTCTTTGAACTCATAGCTGGAAGAAATCCTCAACAAGGTCTCATGGAATATGTTGAGCTT GCTGCAATGAATACGGAGGGGAAAGTTGGGTGGGAAGAAATTGTGGATTCCCGTCTTAATGGGAACTTCCATATGCAAGAGCTCAACGAAGTGGCAGCTCTTGCATATAAATGTGTCAACCGTGCCCCAAAGAAACGGCCTTCCATGAGAGACATTGTACAAGTGCTATCACGGATGCTCAAAATGAGGCACAACAGGAAGCACATGAAATCCTTGTCATCCGTAACAGATGAAGTCACAATTGACGTGAACCAACCGGAAACCAAAATCCAAATGGCTGAACATCGAAGAGAGGAGTCTGCGGACAGCATAGCTGATACCTATGAAGTATAG